A region from the Solea solea unplaced genomic scaffold, fSolSol10.1 scaffold_83, whole genome shotgun sequence genome encodes:
- the LOC131452456 gene encoding kinase non-catalytic C-lobe domain-containing protein 1-like isoform X2, which produces MQGMFQGCHPVHFLNSRVQGIRDNVLIPNGNVSQHIPPAGGSSVQVYEGTPSDSHVQQLHTYADSVTKWISSEIAQVTLVTKYLWMGKHCYESRNFATTMQVLGGLENVTVRQLPVWKHLPSKVFEILEELRAVQLEIGAFTLTTGAYKWSKLR; this is translated from the exons atgcagggaATGTTCCAAGGATGTCATCCAGTTCATTTCCTCAACTCTAGAGTACAAGGGATCAGAGACAATGTGTTAATCCCAAACGG GAACGTGTCACAGCACATCccgccagcagggggcagcagtgtGCAGGTGTATGAGGGGACTCCCTCAGACAGCCACgtgcagcagctgcacacatATGCTGACAGTGTCACCAAATGGATCTCCTCGGAAATA GCACAAGTTACTTTAGTGACTAAATATTTATGGATGGGAAAACATTGCTATGAATCGAGGAACTTTGCCACCACCATGCAGGTCCTTGGAGGTCTGGAGAATGTGACTGTCAGGCAATTACCA GTTTGGAAACATCTGCCTTCCAAAGTGTTTGAGATACTGGAGGAGCTGCgagctgtgcag CTGGAGATCGGCGCCTTCACGCTCACGACTGGAGCGTACAAGTGGAGCAAGCTCAG GTGA
- the LOC131452459 gene encoding sodium- and chloride-dependent creatine transporter 1-like codes for MENLPASSGSLVLLEETKNNPSNGIEYVSLAAANGSVPGSGPGYQERETWTRQMDFIMSCVGFAVGLGNIWRFPYLCYKNGGGVFLIPYLLIVFVGGIPIFFMEISLGQFMKAGGINVWNIAPLFKGLGYASMVIVFFCNTYYIMVLAWGLYYLVKSFSSTLPWSTCDNEWNTPSCVETFQHQDCKNRSLANITITGNMTCAQLANASSPIVEFWENKVLDISSGLDEPGRLNWEILLCLMAVWVIVYFCVWKGVKSTGKVVYITATFPYLVLFILLVRGVTLPGAYDGIMYYISPDWSKLPQAQVWVDAGTQVFFSYAIGLGALTALGSYNRFNNDCHKDAFILAFINSGTSFIAGFVVFSILGFMAAEQGVEISQVAVSGPGLAFIAYPKAVTLLPVSPLWAALFFIMLLLLGLGSQFVGVEGFVAGILDLFPGHYQYRYKREIAVAICCLLCFIIDISMVTQGGMYVFQLFDYYSASGMTLLWQAFWECVVVAWVYGADRFMDDIARMIGYRPFFWVKWCWLFVTPCVCMGIFLFHLITYKRLTYNNVYVYPWWGEVIGWFLALSSMLCIPLTFIYKLFRAKGSFAERWSYLTTPVWGAHHLEYMALPGVDNNRVVFSETVM; via the exons ATGGAGAATCTTCCCGCCTCTTCTGGTTCTCTGGTTCTCCTGGAGGAGACCAAGAATAACCCGTCCAACGGCATTGAGTATGTGTCTTTAGCAGCAGCTAACGGTTCCGTCCCGGGGTCGGGGCCAGGATACCAGGAGCGGGAGACATGGACCCGGCAGATGGACTTCATCATGTCCTGTGTTGGCTTTGCTGTTGGACTTGGAAACATTTGGAGGTTCCCGTACCTGTGCTACAAGAATGgaggag gtgTCTTCCTGATCCCGTACCTGCTCATCGTCTTCGTTGGAGGAATCCCGATCTTCTTCATGGAAATCTCTCTGGGTCAGTTCATGAAGGCGGGCGGCATCAACGTGTGGAACATCGCGCCGctctttaaag GTCTGGGTTACGCCTCCATGGTCATCGTGTTTTTCTGTAACACCTACTACATCATGGTGTTGGCCTGGGGCCTCTACTACCTGGTCAAGTCGTTTAGCTCCACTCTGCCCTGGTCCACCTGTGATAACGAATGGAACACACCCAGCTGCGTGGAGACCTTCCAGCACCAGGACTGTAAAAACCGCAGCCTCGCCAACATCACCATCACCGGCAACATGACCTGTGCCCAGCTGGCAAACGCAAGCTCACCCATCGTCGAGTTCTGGGA gAACAAGGTGCTGGACATCTCGTCTGGTCTGGATGAACCTGGACGTCTGAACTGGGAGATCCTGCTGTGTTTAATGGCCGTGTGGGTgattgtttatttctgtgtgtggaaGGGAGTCAAATCCACCGGGaag gtggtCTACATCACAGCCACGTTCCCGTACCTGGTCCTCTTCATCCTGCTGGTCAGAGGTGTCACTCTTCCTGGTGCTTATGATGGAATCATGTACTATATCAGTCCTGACTGGTCCAAACTGCCCCAGgctcag GTGTGGGTCGACGCCGGGACACAGGTCTTCTTCTCGTACGCCATCGGCCTTGGTGCTCTGACGGCGCTGGGGAGCTACAACCGCTTTAACAACGACTGCCAcaa AGACGCCTTCATCCTCGCCTTCATCAACAGTGGAACCAGTTTCATTGCTGGTTTTGTCGTCTTCTCCATTCTGGGCTTCATGGCTGCAGAGCAGGGAGTGGAAATCTCACAGGTGGCTGTGtcag gtccaggtctggcCTTCATCGCATATCCAAAGGCTGTCACACTGTTGCCCGTGTCGCCGCTGTGGGCGGCGCTCTTCTtcatcatgctgctgctgctcggccTCGGCAGTCAG tttgTGGGAGTGGAAGGATTCGTTGCAGGAATCCTGGATCTGTTTCCGGGACATTATCAGTATCGTTATAAGAGAGAGATTGCCGTGGCGATCTGCTGCTTGCTCTGCTTCATCATCGACATCTCCATGGTGACACAG ggaggaATGTACGTCTTCCAGTTGTTTGATTATTACTCTGCCAGTGGAATGACTCTGCTGTGGCAGGCCTTCTGGGAGTGTGTCGTTGTGGCCTGGGTCTATG GTGCTGACCGCTTCATGGACGACATCGCTCGTATGATCGGGTATCGTCCGTTCTTCTGGGTCAAGTGGTGCTGGTTGTTTGtgactccatgtgtgtgtatg GGCATCTTCCTGTTTCATCTGATCACCTACAAACGTCTGACGTACAACAACGTGTACGTGTATCCGTGGTGGGGCGAGGTGATCGGCTGGTTCCTGGCGCTTTCGTCCATGCTCTGTATTCCCCTCACTTTCATCTACAAACTCTTCAGAGCCAAAGGCTCCTTCGCTGAG CGCTGGTCTTACCTGACCACACCAGTGTGGGGCGCTCATCACCTGGAGTACATGGCCCTGCCAGGCGTCGACAACAACAGGGTCGTCTTCTCCGAGACCGTCATGTAG
- the LOC131452455 gene encoding kinase non-catalytic C-lobe domain-containing protein 1-like, with protein sequence MHHSSVAASALGLQIEPVSFVKDYLGHVNVLVPPEFDNTGSTFEGHVYSLGSTLSAALNFVIEPELEVMLGEEIQRLLEQMQDEKPEDRPLLQDIISLAEGQLSHTSSAAVCRKLSSIGRRVLSIESEASWEARWQHPKPRCLLRGLSSDDDAKNMCSGNSVTANGLSRKQVHDSDVLEEEIIKLCNTEVLILS encoded by the exons aTGCATCACTCCTCTGTGGCTGCTTCAGCGCTGGGTCTACAGATAGAGCCTGTCTCGTTTGTTAAGGATTATCTCGGACACGTAAATGTACTCGTTCCTCCCGAGTTTGACAACACAGGCAGCACGTTTGAG GGTCATGTTTACTCGCTGGGCTCCACACTCTCCGCTGCGCTGAACTTTGTCATTGAGCCGGAGCTGGAGGTTATGCTGGGAGAAGAAATTCAGAGGTTGCTGGAGCAGATGCAGGACGAGAAGCCCGAGGACAGGCCGCTA CTGCAGGACATCATATCGCTGGCTGAAGGACAGCTTTCTCATACCTCCTCTGCAGCTGTGTGCCGAAAACTATCCTCCATTGGGCGACGGGTGCTTTCCATTGAATCGGAGGCATCATGGGAGGCGAGGTGGCAGCATCCTAAACCCAGATGTCTGCTCAGGGGACTGAGCTCAGATGATGATGCCAAAAACATGTGCAGTGGCAATTCTGTTACGGCAAACGGTCTGTCCAGAAAACAGGTACATGACAGTGATGTTCTGGAGgaagaaatcattaaactgTGCAACACCGAGGTGCTGATACTGTCTTAG
- the LOC131452456 gene encoding kinase non-catalytic C-lobe domain-containing protein 1-like isoform X1 encodes MQGMFQGCHPVHFLNSRVQGIRDNVLIPNGNVSQHIPPAGGSSVQVYEGTPSDSHVQQLHTYADSVTKWISSEIAQVTLVTKYLWMGKHCYESRNFATTMQVLGGLENVTVRQLPVWKHLPSKVFEILEELRAVQQLEIGAFTLTTGAYKWSKLR; translated from the exons atgcagggaATGTTCCAAGGATGTCATCCAGTTCATTTCCTCAACTCTAGAGTACAAGGGATCAGAGACAATGTGTTAATCCCAAACGG GAACGTGTCACAGCACATCccgccagcagggggcagcagtgtGCAGGTGTATGAGGGGACTCCCTCAGACAGCCACgtgcagcagctgcacacatATGCTGACAGTGTCACCAAATGGATCTCCTCGGAAATA GCACAAGTTACTTTAGTGACTAAATATTTATGGATGGGAAAACATTGCTATGAATCGAGGAACTTTGCCACCACCATGCAGGTCCTTGGAGGTCTGGAGAATGTGACTGTCAGGCAATTACCA GTTTGGAAACATCTGCCTTCCAAAGTGTTTGAGATACTGGAGGAGCTGCgagctgtgcag CAGCTGGAGATCGGCGCCTTCACGCTCACGACTGGAGCGTACAAGTGGAGCAAGCTCAG GTGA